A genomic window from Prochlorococcus sp. RS04 includes:
- a CDS encoding ABC transporter ATP-binding protein, translating to MRDSLENEIPHIKFKDVSFSYLGEKENLIFKCNFSIKKPGFWMIVGKNGSGKSTLLKLINGIIKPKNGVIDSNANIGMVFQNPDHQILMPNCRSELLININQNISQNEINKKIEYVLDQVGMTGFEKRPVHTLSGGQKQRLTIACALISNRNFILLDEPTALLDQTSQLKVLQTIKNLTSNNKKPLSALWITHRYEELAYADAIAELKNGFLSSWQEPSKFQYN from the coding sequence ATGAGAGATTCCCTTGAAAATGAAATACCTCATATTAAATTCAAAGATGTTTCTTTTTCATATCTTGGAGAAAAAGAAAATTTAATTTTTAAATGTAACTTCTCAATAAAAAAACCTGGATTTTGGATGATTGTAGGCAAAAACGGGAGCGGAAAAAGTACTCTTTTAAAATTAATTAATGGAATAATCAAACCAAAAAATGGTGTCATTGACTCTAATGCAAATATTGGCATGGTGTTTCAAAACCCTGATCATCAAATATTGATGCCAAATTGCAGGAGCGAACTTCTGATTAATATTAATCAGAATATAAGTCAAAATGAAATTAATAAAAAAATTGAATATGTGCTTGATCAGGTAGGAATGACTGGTTTTGAAAAAAGACCAGTTCATACTTTGAGCGGCGGACAAAAACAACGCTTAACTATTGCATGTGCTCTGATTAGTAATAGAAACTTTATTCTTTTAGATGAGCCTACAGCGTTACTTGATCAAACCAGTCAATTAAAAGTTTTACAAACTATTAAAAATCTTACAAGTAACAATAAAAAACCTCTATCAGCTTTGTGGATTACTCATCGTTATGAAGAATTAGCTTATGCTGATGCAATAGCAGAGTTGAAAAATGGTTTTTTATCTAGCTGGCAAGAACCATCAAAATTTCAATATAATTAA
- the cysK gene encoding cysteine synthase A — translation MEIANDITSLVGNTPLVKLNRIRKYFDCYPEIIAKLESFNPSASVKDRIAYSMLCKAEEEGLITPDKTTLIEATSGNTGIALAMVAAAKGYKLILTMPDTMSIERRAMLRAYGAELQLTPGKDGMKGALDLANELSSTIANSYQFNQFENFANPDIHERTTAQEIWSQSNNNLDGLVTGVGTGGTITGCARFLKKVNPNCKIYAVEPKKSAVISGEKAGSHSIQGIGAGFVPKVLNTKLIDEIIKIDDDEAFYYGRLLARLEGLLSGISSGAALAATIKIGKRKELMNKRLIVILPSFGERYLSTAMFESNTSIQARKDGYL, via the coding sequence ATGGAAATAGCAAATGATATAACTTCTCTAGTTGGAAATACCCCATTAGTAAAATTAAATCGAATCAGAAAGTATTTTGATTGTTATCCAGAAATAATAGCCAAACTCGAAAGTTTCAATCCATCAGCTTCCGTTAAGGATCGGATCGCTTATTCAATGTTATGTAAAGCTGAAGAAGAAGGATTAATAACACCGGACAAAACAACTTTAATAGAAGCAACTAGTGGGAATACTGGCATCGCACTAGCAATGGTTGCCGCAGCAAAAGGCTATAAATTGATATTAACTATGCCGGATACGATGAGTATTGAGAGAAGGGCAATGTTAAGAGCATATGGCGCTGAATTACAGCTAACACCAGGGAAAGACGGAATGAAAGGAGCTTTAGATTTAGCTAATGAGTTGTCTTCAACAATTGCAAATAGCTATCAATTTAATCAGTTTGAAAACTTTGCTAATCCAGATATTCATGAAAGAACGACGGCTCAAGAAATATGGTCCCAATCCAATAACAATTTAGATGGACTAGTTACAGGAGTAGGCACAGGAGGAACAATTACTGGTTGTGCACGTTTTTTGAAAAAAGTTAATCCAAATTGCAAAATTTATGCCGTAGAGCCCAAAAAAAGTGCTGTGATTTCCGGAGAAAAAGCAGGATCTCATTCGATTCAAGGAATTGGAGCGGGTTTCGTACCAAAAGTTCTTAATACTAAATTAATTGATGAAATTATAAAAATAGATGACGATGAAGCATTTTATTATGGGCGTTTATTAGCTAGATTAGAAGGCCTTTTATCTGGCATCAGCAGCGGTGCAGCTTTAGCAGCAACTATAAAAATCGGCAAAAGAAAAGAACTAATGAATAAAAGATTAATAGTTATTCTTCCAAGTTTTGGAGAAAGATATTTATCAACAGCAATGTTTGAATCTAATACTTCAATTCAAGCCAGAAAAGATGGTTATCTTTAA
- a CDS encoding DnaJ domain-containing protein gives MEKNLYEELGLKQNATRSEIKSSYRSLVKQHHPDAGGKKERFLAIQNAWETLNDPIKKKQYDSSFSFSSSSFDSLNENWEEKFNSKKHNSSIKDKEVETWIKEIYSPINRLISQIIKPLNNEIKELSADPYDDELMENFCSYIILSQKKIEKVEKIYNKKIVPKSISALGLDLYHCFSQVKDALSEFDRYTQGYVDNYLFDGKEMIKEAKRIQSKMSIEKKNKNF, from the coding sequence ATGGAAAAAAATTTATATGAAGAATTAGGTCTCAAACAAAATGCAACCAGAAGTGAAATTAAATCTTCATATCGCTCTTTAGTTAAGCAACACCATCCAGATGCAGGCGGCAAGAAAGAACGATTTCTTGCAATACAAAATGCCTGGGAAACTCTTAATGATCCTATCAAAAAGAAACAATATGATAGCAGTTTTTCCTTTTCTAGCTCATCATTTGATTCATTAAATGAAAATTGGGAGGAGAAATTTAATTCAAAAAAACATAATTCTTCAATTAAGGACAAAGAAGTTGAAACATGGATTAAAGAAATTTATAGTCCGATAAATAGATTAATTAGTCAAATCATTAAACCTTTGAATAACGAAATAAAAGAACTATCTGCGGATCCATATGATGACGAACTAATGGAAAATTTTTGCAGTTATATTATTCTTTCACAAAAGAAAATAGAAAAAGTTGAAAAAATTTATAACAAAAAAATAGTTCCAAAGTCTATTTCAGCTTTAGGCCTCGATCTATATCATTGTTTTTCACAAGTTAAAGATGCACTATCAGAATTTGATAGATATACGCAAGGATACGTAGATAATTACTTATTTGATGGCAAAGAAATGATCAAAGAAGCAAAAAGAATACAATCAAAGATGTCTATAGAGAAAAAAAATAAAAACTTTTAG
- a CDS encoding NAD(P)H-quinone oxidoreductase subunit O yields MTESIPKKPLKKGSLVFIDRENYIKSIEALASDDDLPNYVFEGPGEILSVKDEYAQVRWRRPVPDVWFKLDQLKEYTQ; encoded by the coding sequence ATGACAGAATCTATTCCAAAGAAACCTCTCAAGAAAGGAAGCTTAGTTTTTATCGATAGAGAAAATTATATAAAAAGTATCGAAGCGCTAGCCAGTGATGATGATCTACCTAATTATGTCTTTGAAGGCCCTGGAGAGATTCTTTCAGTTAAAGACGAATATGCTCAGGTTCGATGGCGCAGACCTGTTCCAGATGTTTGGTTCAAATTAGATCAACTTAAAGAATATACTCAATAA
- a CDS encoding TIGR01777 family oxidoreductase, translated as MRLLLLGCTGFVGKELVPTLLNENHEIYIVSRKPINKLKLDLDFNKFKFFQIDLSREKNWNNENLLNILRETDGIINLMGEPIAEKKWTSEQKQEIENSRINTTKFMMKTLKNLKINPKVIINGSAIGYYGTSLSSEFTENSPGGKDFLSNLCKKWESVAAEKPFFSRLVIFRIGIVLEKDGGALGKMLPIFKVGLGGPIGDGKQWMSWIHRTDLCALIIQALVDKKYSGVFNAVAPNPVLMKEFSQTLGKCLNRPNLLPVPGAVLKILLGDGAKVVLEGQKVISSKIKNYNFKYPLLEKAIYASTKN; from the coding sequence ATGCGTCTTTTACTACTTGGCTGCACTGGATTTGTTGGTAAAGAATTAGTACCAACACTACTCAATGAAAATCATGAAATATACATTGTAAGTAGAAAACCCATTAATAAATTAAAGCTTGATTTAGATTTCAATAAGTTTAAATTTTTTCAAATAGATTTATCAAGAGAAAAAAACTGGAATAACGAAAATCTTCTAAATATTTTAAGAGAGACAGATGGAATTATTAACTTGATGGGAGAACCCATAGCAGAAAAAAAATGGACTTCTGAACAAAAACAGGAGATTGAAAATAGTCGTATTAACACCACAAAATTTATGATGAAGACCCTTAAAAATTTAAAAATAAACCCAAAAGTCATCATAAATGGATCTGCTATAGGTTATTACGGTACAAGTTTGTCTAGTGAATTCACTGAAAATAGTCCTGGAGGAAAAGACTTTTTATCTAATCTTTGCAAAAAATGGGAATCGGTCGCCGCTGAAAAACCATTTTTCTCAAGGTTAGTTATTTTTAGAATTGGAATTGTTCTAGAGAAAGATGGAGGAGCATTAGGAAAAATGCTCCCTATATTTAAAGTTGGATTAGGTGGGCCAATTGGAGATGGTAAGCAATGGATGAGTTGGATTCATAGAACTGATTTATGTGCATTAATTATTCAAGCATTAGTTGATAAAAAGTATTCGGGAGTATTTAATGCTGTTGCACCAAATCCAGTATTAATGAAAGAATTTTCTCAGACTTTAGGCAAATGTCTTAATAGACCTAATTTACTCCCAGTGCCTGGAGCGGTTTTAAAAATATTGTTAGGAGATGGAGCGAAAGTTGTTTTAGAAGGACAAAAAGTAATTAGCAGTAAAATCAAAAATTATAATTTTAAATATCCTCTTCTTGAGAAAGCAATTTACGCCTCCACCAAGAATTAA
- a CDS encoding lipid-A-disaccharide synthase-related protein: MFKILILSNGHGEDLSGSLIAKQFVKSGYSVHALPIVGMGNHYEKEKIKIIGKTKEFRTGGIGYNSFKGRLTEILGGEIFYLLKRLYLTFKIKKKYDYFFVVGDIVPVFFAWFCKKDFFTYLVAYSSHYEGKLKLPWPSKIFLLSQKAKKIYTRDSLTADDLTLQLKKKVSFLGNPFMDKFFPRNEELNKDEFSIGLFPGSRFPEILDNFVLILEVLEALSDLRYFQKIQFNFAIVNALSSSKIKEIFQKRGWLKIENLKDNNLLKFQYKFLEVNIYWNNFDKILLKSRCCISMAGTAAEQAIGLGKPVIQIEGKGPQFTKTFAEAQRRLLGKYVFCASNFKDKNDQINQTIKLIIKIIYLIQLNKKFMISCNENAKKRLGENKACLKIVDDMNIVIKND, from the coding sequence TTGTTTAAGATTTTAATTTTAAGTAATGGGCATGGAGAAGATCTATCTGGCAGTCTAATAGCTAAACAATTCGTAAAAAGTGGTTATTCTGTTCATGCTTTGCCAATTGTTGGTATGGGAAACCATTACGAAAAAGAAAAAATCAAGATTATCGGTAAAACGAAGGAATTTAGAACTGGAGGAATTGGTTATAATTCTTTTAAGGGAAGACTTACTGAAATATTAGGAGGAGAAATATTTTATCTTCTAAAAAGATTATATTTAACTTTTAAAATAAAAAAAAAATATGATTATTTTTTTGTAGTTGGAGATATTGTGCCAGTTTTTTTTGCATGGTTTTGTAAGAAAGATTTTTTTACGTATCTAGTTGCTTATTCCAGCCATTATGAAGGGAAGTTGAAATTACCATGGCCTTCTAAAATTTTCTTGCTCTCACAAAAAGCAAAAAAAATATATACGAGAGATTCCCTTACAGCTGATGATTTAACTTTGCAGTTAAAAAAGAAAGTGTCTTTTTTAGGCAACCCATTTATGGATAAGTTTTTTCCTAGAAACGAAGAATTAAATAAAGATGAATTTAGTATTGGATTATTTCCAGGAAGTAGATTCCCTGAAATTTTAGATAATTTTGTTTTGATTTTAGAGGTATTAGAGGCATTGTCAGATTTAAGATATTTTCAAAAAATTCAGTTTAATTTTGCAATAGTTAATGCTCTATCTTCATCAAAAATAAAGGAGATATTTCAAAAAAGAGGATGGTTAAAAATAGAAAATCTAAAAGATAATAATCTCTTGAAATTCCAATATAAATTTTTGGAAGTGAATATATATTGGAATAATTTTGATAAAATATTATTGAAAAGTAGATGCTGTATTAGCATGGCAGGAACAGCAGCAGAGCAAGCGATTGGATTAGGAAAACCGGTTATTCAGATTGAAGGTAAAGGTCCACAATTTACAAAAACTTTTGCAGAAGCGCAAAGACGTTTACTTGGGAAATATGTTTTTTGTGCCAGTAATTTTAAAGATAAAAATGATCAAATAAATCAGACAATTAAATTGATCATAAAAATCATATACCTCATACAGCTAAATAAGAAGTTTATGATCTCATGTAATGAAAACGCTAAAAAAAGACTGGGTGAAAACAAAGCTTGTCTTAAAATTGTTGATGATATGAATATTGTTATAAAAAATGACTAA
- a CDS encoding tetratricopeptide repeat protein, which translates to MNNEINPIEEDFNAALSRYKAGQDLIPIVQDFQKIIQQIPNHFAAWTCLSWLQLLLKNNEEALSAARQAVRLNQQDPQARMNLSLALLATNNKGVRDHIELIKKMSMMMPDVKSELKETVEDGLSRYPDWPELTKVKKWLEF; encoded by the coding sequence ATGAATAACGAAATTAATCCCATCGAAGAGGATTTTAATGCAGCTTTATCAAGATATAAAGCAGGGCAAGATTTAATTCCAATCGTTCAAGATTTTCAAAAAATTATACAGCAAATTCCAAATCATTTTGCTGCTTGGACTTGTTTATCATGGCTCCAATTACTTTTGAAAAATAATGAAGAAGCTTTGTCAGCTGCCAGACAAGCTGTTCGATTAAATCAGCAAGATCCACAAGCAAGAATGAATTTGTCTTTAGCTCTTTTGGCTACCAATAATAAAGGTGTTAGGGATCATATTGAGTTAATAAAAAAAATGTCTATGATGATGCCAGATGTGAAAAGTGAGTTGAAAGAAACTGTTGAAGACGGATTAAGTAGATATCCAGATTGGCCTGAGTTAACCAAAGTAAAAAAATGGTTGGAATTTTAA
- a CDS encoding HesB/IscA family protein, producing the protein MENVEVKQEIKNSDDGKGILITNDAIEQIANLLKGQSDKKALRVGVRSGGCSGMSYTMDFIGTDEINSDDKVYDYSLKADQSFQVVCDPKSLLYIYGMQLDFSKELIGGGFNFVNPNASQTCGCGSSFAV; encoded by the coding sequence ATGGAAAATGTAGAAGTTAAACAGGAAATTAAAAATTCTGATGATGGCAAAGGTATCTTAATTACGAATGATGCTATAGAACAAATTGCAAATTTATTGAAGGGCCAAAGTGATAAAAAAGCACTAAGGGTAGGAGTAAGATCTGGCGGTTGTAGTGGGATGAGTTATACGATGGATTTTATAGGAACTGATGAAATAAATTCCGATGATAAAGTTTATGATTATTCATTAAAAGCTGATCAAAGCTTTCAAGTTGTTTGTGATCCTAAAAGTCTTTTGTATATTTATGGAATGCAGTTAGATTTTAGTAAGGAATTAATTGGAGGCGGCTTTAACTTTGTAAATCCCAATGCTTCTCAAACTTGCGGTTGTGGAAGCTCTTTTGCAGTTTAA
- the zds gene encoding 9,9'-di-cis-zeta-carotene desaturase produces MKIAIVGSGLAGLTAAVNLVDEGHEVEIYESRSFWGGKVGSWEDKDGNHIEMGLHVFFYNYANLFKLMKKVGALDNLLPKDHTHLFINNGGNLKSLDFRFPLGAPFNGLKAFFTTEQLTWVDKFRNALALGTSPIVRGLIDYEGAMKIIRDLDRISFKEWFLNHGGSEKSLERMWDPIAYALGFINCKDISARCMLTIFMMFASKTEASKLNLLKGSPHKWLTQPIVDYITNKGAKIHLNHKVEEIIYEKESSSYSVNQLKISSPEGIKAVFADKFLAACDVPGIKKIIPKEWYQFKEFEGLKKLRAVAVATIQLRYDGWVTELKKDNTGNEPIGLDNLLYSADASFSCFADLALASPADYRKKDMGSLLQCVLTPGDRWMGRSTERITKEIDKEVRRLFPSSKNLKLLWSNVVQIPQSLYREAPGMEPFRPDQKTSISNFFMAGSYTKQDYIDSMEGATMSGHLAAAAILEKKAELAKNLAVS; encoded by the coding sequence GTGAAAATTGCAATAGTTGGTTCTGGATTAGCTGGTCTTACAGCAGCAGTCAATTTAGTTGATGAAGGCCACGAAGTAGAAATTTACGAGAGCAGGTCATTTTGGGGAGGTAAAGTTGGAAGTTGGGAAGATAAGGATGGCAACCACATAGAAATGGGTTTACATGTATTTTTTTACAATTATGCAAATCTGTTTAAATTAATGAAAAAAGTAGGAGCTTTAGACAATTTACTCCCGAAAGATCATACTCATCTATTTATCAATAATGGTGGTAATTTAAAATCGTTAGACTTCAGATTTCCTTTAGGTGCTCCTTTTAACGGACTTAAAGCTTTTTTTACCACCGAACAACTTACTTGGGTTGATAAGTTCAGAAATGCCCTAGCTTTAGGGACAAGTCCAATCGTTAGAGGATTGATAGACTATGAAGGTGCAATGAAAATAATTAGAGATCTAGATAGAATTAGTTTTAAAGAATGGTTTTTAAACCATGGTGGAAGTGAAAAAAGTTTAGAAAGAATGTGGGATCCTATCGCATATGCATTAGGTTTTATTAATTGCAAAGATATTTCAGCAAGATGCATGCTAACTATATTCATGATGTTTGCTTCAAAAACAGAAGCATCAAAACTTAATCTTTTAAAAGGTTCCCCACATAAGTGGTTAACGCAACCTATCGTCGACTACATCACAAACAAAGGAGCAAAAATACATCTTAACCATAAGGTAGAAGAAATCATTTATGAAAAGGAATCTTCCTCTTATTCAGTAAATCAATTAAAAATATCTTCTCCTGAAGGAATTAAGGCAGTGTTTGCAGATAAATTTCTAGCTGCCTGTGATGTTCCTGGAATTAAAAAAATAATTCCAAAAGAATGGTATCAATTTAAAGAATTTGAAGGTTTAAAAAAACTTAGAGCTGTAGCTGTTGCCACAATCCAATTAAGATATGACGGTTGGGTTACTGAATTAAAAAAAGATAATACTGGAAACGAACCAATTGGACTAGATAACCTTCTTTATTCTGCTGATGCCTCTTTCAGTTGTTTTGCTGATTTAGCACTAGCAAGTCCAGCAGACTATAGAAAAAAAGATATGGGATCGCTTCTCCAATGTGTTTTAACTCCTGGCGATAGATGGATGGGAAGATCCACAGAAAGAATTACAAAAGAAATTGATAAAGAGGTTCGCCGTCTATTCCCATCCTCAAAAAACCTTAAATTGCTTTGGAGTAACGTGGTACAAATTCCACAATCACTCTATAGAGAAGCTCCCGGTATGGAACCTTTCAGACCCGATCAAAAAACATCTATATCTAATTTCTTCATGGCTGGTAGTTATACAAAACAAGATTATATAGACTCTATGGAGGGAGCTACAATGAGTGGTCATTTAGCTGCCGCCGCAATTTTAGAGAAGAAAGCCGAATTAGCAAAAAATCTTGCAGTAAGTTAA
- a CDS encoding SRPBCC family protein encodes MGTWLKHDVITVVNAPLENVWDTWSDLDSMSLWMSWIESVKTVDEETNTLPDLTEWTLAANGFRFKWKAQITERVEKSKLKWKSIGGLPTEGSVVFESKTDQITTVNLAITYELPKMIARFMEENILGKMVTNELQANIDRFKDLVEKNYTKKFSN; translated from the coding sequence ATGGGTACTTGGCTAAAACATGACGTAATAACAGTTGTTAATGCGCCTCTTGAAAATGTATGGGACACATGGAGCGATTTAGACTCAATGTCACTTTGGATGAGCTGGATTGAATCTGTAAAAACAGTTGACGAAGAGACTAATACATTACCAGATTTAACAGAATGGACTTTAGCTGCAAATGGCTTTAGATTTAAATGGAAAGCTCAAATTACAGAAAGGGTTGAAAAAAGCAAACTTAAATGGAAATCAATAGGAGGGTTACCAACTGAGGGATCAGTAGTTTTCGAAAGTAAAACTGATCAAATCACAACGGTAAATTTAGCAATAACTTATGAACTACCAAAAATGATTGCTCGGTTTATGGAAGAAAATATTTTAGGCAAAATGGTTACAAATGAATTACAGGCCAATATTGATAGGTTCAAAGATTTAGTTGAAAAGAACTATACAAAAAAATTTTCTAATTAA
- a CDS encoding uroporphyrinogen-III synthase, which yields MPKVDLPLDQRNIIITRSKEGILDIKKIFICKGANVFDLPAISIADPDDLNPLDEALSQINDFHWIIFSSSNGIKFVDKRLRYFNSSLKECSKKTKIAVVGEKTSKTLDDFGIKADFIPPEFVAESLIDNFPVSGYGLRVFVPRVQTGGRDLIADQFRKAGSRVFEVAAYETRCPESIPEETIDIISNRKVDAIIFSSGKTVVNAAFLLEKKLGKQWLEYFDQIKLLTIGPQTTKICNKIFGRVDSQAKKYTFEGLLDVAINIFN from the coding sequence ATGCCGAAAGTTGATCTACCCCTTGATCAAAGAAATATAATTATTACTCGATCAAAAGAAGGGATATTGGATATAAAAAAAATATTCATATGCAAGGGCGCTAATGTATTTGATTTACCTGCAATAAGTATTGCTGATCCTGATGATTTGAATCCTCTTGACGAAGCATTAAGTCAAATAAATGATTTTCATTGGATTATTTTTTCCAGTAGTAATGGGATCAAATTTGTTGATAAAAGACTTAGATACTTTAATAGTTCATTAAAAGAATGTTCTAAAAAAACAAAAATCGCCGTAGTCGGAGAAAAAACCTCAAAAACTCTTGATGATTTTGGGATTAAGGCTGATTTCATACCTCCAGAATTTGTTGCTGAAAGTTTAATTGATAATTTCCCAGTATCTGGTTATGGACTTCGAGTTTTTGTACCAAGAGTTCAAACAGGTGGTAGGGATTTAATTGCAGATCAATTTAGAAAGGCTGGTTCTCGTGTATTTGAGGTTGCTGCATATGAAACTAGATGTCCTGAATCAATTCCGGAAGAAACAATTGATATTATTTCTAATCGAAAAGTCGATGCAATTATTTTCTCAAGCGGTAAAACCGTAGTAAATGCTGCTTTTTTACTAGAGAAAAAACTTGGTAAACAATGGTTAGAATATTTTGATCAAATTAAGTTATTAACTATTGGACCTCAGACAACAAAAATATGTAACAAGATTTTTGGAAGAGTTGATAGTCAGGCAAAAAAATATACTTTTGAAGGACTACTAGATGTAGCAATTAATATTTTTAATTAG
- the rbfA gene encoding 30S ribosome-binding factor RbfA: protein MPNNYRLAKVSSLLKKEITLILHNDLENDLIRDHFVNISKIDLSNDLQHCKIYITSTAQEKVRKEIVENLNIAKSSIRHSLGKRIEMRRVPEIIFKDDVVLDKGLSVLKLLDELKNKNQNHNFEDKDAES, encoded by the coding sequence ATGCCAAATAATTACCGTCTTGCAAAAGTTTCTTCTCTTTTGAAGAAAGAAATAACCCTTATTTTGCATAATGATTTAGAAAATGATCTTATTAGAGATCATTTCGTCAATATTTCTAAGATTGATTTATCAAATGATTTGCAACACTGTAAAATTTACATAACTTCAACTGCTCAAGAGAAAGTGAGGAAAGAGATTGTTGAAAACTTGAATATTGCAAAAAGTTCTATAAGGCATAGTTTAGGAAAAAGAATTGAGATGAGAAGAGTTCCAGAGATAATTTTTAAAGACGATGTTGTTCTTGATAAAGGATTATCAGTCTTGAAACTTCTCGATGAATTAAAAAATAAAAATCAAAATCATAATTTTGAGGACAAGGATGCCGAAAGTTGA
- a CDS encoding DUF751 family protein yields the protein MGEFFSNVARYPKYLISIIVGGLVALLEPLFKNRSNPLTIVGLISSVLSAFITVYFVLQAMTNPINLQP from the coding sequence ATGGGCGAATTTTTCTCTAATGTTGCGAGATATCCAAAGTATTTGATATCTATCATTGTTGGGGGACTTGTTGCTTTGCTTGAACCTTTATTCAAGAATAGATCAAATCCACTCACAATAGTAGGTTTGATATCTTCTGTCTTAAGTGCTTTCATAACTGTTTATTTTGTCTTGCAAGCGATGACAAACCCAATAAATTTACAACCATAA
- a CDS encoding glutathione S-transferase family protein, whose protein sequence is MITLYQFRHSAFCLKTRMALHAKKLQYRVEEVTPGIGQFEIFKLSGQKQVPVIVDSNDQVINDSSTICEYIDKKNDNNPLFPEDPILFAQCKLIEDWADTTMATTCRKSLIKSAIENPQLRTALLPDEIPSSVKSIVDKLPFENLSRISNVVLSSKDNLELQKLLEALSKSLINKKYLVGDSLSIADISIAAQLSLLKFPKSAGPILSGEGSQEYINNPYLENLFIWRNNLEEYLFSANSQ, encoded by the coding sequence ATGATTACATTATATCAATTTAGGCATAGTGCTTTTTGTTTAAAAACAAGAATGGCTCTTCATGCAAAAAAACTACAATATCGCGTTGAAGAAGTAACACCTGGAATAGGGCAATTTGAAATCTTTAAATTATCAGGTCAAAAACAAGTACCTGTAATAGTCGATAGTAATGATCAAGTTATTAATGACTCTTCAACTATTTGCGAATATATAGATAAAAAAAATGATAACAATCCGCTTTTTCCTGAGGACCCAATATTATTTGCACAATGCAAACTAATTGAAGATTGGGCAGATACTACAATGGCTACAACTTGTAGAAAATCTTTAATAAAATCTGCCATAGAAAATCCACAGCTAAGAACTGCATTACTCCCAGATGAAATACCTTCTTCAGTTAAAAGTATTGTTGATAAATTACCTTTTGAAAATCTTAGTAGAATTTCTAATGTAGTTTTGTCTTCTAAAGATAATTTAGAACTCCAAAAATTACTGGAAGCTTTATCAAAATCCTTGATCAACAAGAAATATTTAGTTGGAGATAGTTTATCAATTGCAGATATTTCAATTGCTGCTCAATTATCCCTTCTTAAATTTCCAAAGTCTGCAGGACCCATTCTTTCAGGAGAAGGGAGCCAAGAATACATAAACAACCCTTATTTAGAAAATCTTTTCATTTGGAGGAACAACTTAGAAGAATATCTTTTTAGTGCTAACTCTCAATAA
- a CDS encoding DUF6816 family protein translates to MKILLGLILCLIFQGIFVESSFAFVDSNVREFLENRVNQWPELYLPNFKLSDTSEDLIYPKWFEGNWLVTSQDIINDSEEPVIYKVNFFKNDSDLVVGNRAKNSESIGKAIFGDTLIKVVNDPQSINNQITYLKDDFYIDSRITGRNQIQNDDIFFADELVIQTAHKPGASRINQVETISKFQKCSEEILEVDNSIKPSICGVQYVASYGSKVGDPSIHAIKTNKYKLKFEFIES, encoded by the coding sequence ATGAAGATTCTTCTTGGATTAATTCTTTGCTTGATTTTTCAAGGAATTTTTGTAGAAAGTTCTTTTGCTTTTGTAGATTCTAATGTACGAGAGTTTTTGGAAAATCGTGTAAATCAATGGCCAGAATTATATTTACCAAATTTTAAATTGTCGGATACTTCTGAGGATTTAATTTATCCTAAATGGTTCGAGGGGAATTGGCTGGTTACTTCTCAAGATATAATTAATGATTCAGAAGAGCCAGTTATTTATAAAGTAAATTTCTTTAAGAATGATTCAGATTTAGTTGTCGGTAATCGTGCAAAAAATTCTGAATCTATTGGAAAAGCAATATTTGGTGATACCTTAATCAAGGTTGTAAATGATCCTCAATCTATTAATAATCAAATTACTTATTTAAAAGATGATTTTTATATCGATTCAAGAATTACAGGGAGAAATCAGATCCAAAATGATGATATTTTTTTCGCAGATGAGCTAGTTATACAAACTGCACATAAGCCAGGTGCTTCAAGGATTAATCAGGTAGAGACCATTAGTAAATTTCAAAAATGTTCCGAAGAAATATTGGAAGTTGATAATTCAATCAAACCATCAATTTGTGGAGTGCAATATGTTGCTTCTTATGGTTCAAAAGTTGGTGATCCTTCTATTCATGCTATAAAAACAAATAAATATAAATTGAAGTTTGAATTTATTGAGAGTTAG